Below is a genomic region from Billgrantia tianxiuensis.
TCGGAAACCGGAGCCGCCTTGTCCTTGGCCCAGGCCACGGTGGCAGCATGAATCTCGGGCGGATGAGCCAGCAGGGGCGTTACCGCGGCGACATAGGCTTCGTATGCCGGCCCCTGCATGAAGGCCTGTGCATCCGCACCATTGGCGTAGCGCTGGAAGACACGGATCGTGTTGGGATCGCCATCATCGTAGCAATAGAAGTAGGCGTCGTGGACCTGGCGCTCCTGGATGCTCGGCATCAGGTGAGTCTCCCACACGCGCCGTACCTCTTCGCGCTTGCCGGGGAGTGCCTTGTGCTTGATGAAAAGCGTGCTCTGGCTCAT
It encodes:
- a CDS encoding putative quinol monooxygenase; translated protein: MSQSTLFIKHKALPGKREEVRRVWETHLMPSIQERQVHDAYFYCYDDGDPNTIRVFQRYANGADAQAFMQGPAYEAYVAAVTPLLAHPPEIHAATVAWAKDKAAPVSETA